From the genome of Phlebotomus papatasi isolate M1 chromosome 2, Ppap_2.1, whole genome shotgun sequence:
AAATACGACGAAATCTTGCTCATgtttgttttagagattacccattCGGATATTTTgttcttagacgaaaataccgttgaatcattcctaataacggtttttcaaggtcaaaggttaaaaagacactagagagcgcatttatcaagcgaatgaagtcatgtttgggttcgttggaaaggtcttggaatttcctataaaaatgaaccgattccaattggTAGCCTGTAActcatttttatccgaaaatcgatacttttaatttaactaaaattagccagaaatatgacatacagtgctgtctcgctatatgcacagtttgggtactttttttgacagttctctctctgaatatgcacaactttttttgaaattcccaacggtttttttctttcttttaataaattatcatttttttattgttctagaatttcccgtgttattttaaatataatatgagacagaaaaaaataaaattaagaaaattaaaaacaagaaaaattagttaccaagaaaataatcgtctttattactttgtcaaaatgtaaacaaattgattttgaatgcaaccgacacaaaagctgtgcgtatagagagtgtgcatatagagagacagcactgtagagTAGACTCTCtgaaattcgggcatttgggagcgaaatgtcatccaaaatagagagaaattcgggcatcaaactacttgaaatgcaaagattttttgttcatttgcgcactcatattaagtttagtTACTTGTACTTATTGTGAATGTGAATTGCAATAAATGTTCTTAATAATacaaatcacatcaaaactaagacaaaccgtggaaaatttgggcatatttgcttaattcgataatcatagtcaaacttgaaaaaacgtcaacaaacttttttcaaattcaactgcCGCCCAAATTAAGTAGCCCggtcttaaaagagccgaattagcgagagtctactgtaaatgttaaacaaaacgaataaacagtcactttattgtgtttttcattagaaaacatggtcgatcgatgaaaaattggatggtgaaaagatacacttttaatttttctgagaaattaacaaattaaaatttgtgaatatgaatggattttcgctttatttggagcaaaattaactaaataatgaaactgtattatagaaaatatataaatataataatttagtactgtatttatcatgaaaaaatgacgtttccatttggagtagcgaaaaatttccatttggagcaggttttgaattagcttaatttctATTTGGAAGAACCAATCAAAAATTCGTGTTATATTATTCAATGCTCACTTGGCTTTAATTGTTGTTCTACTCTCGAATTTATCAtggaaatttgtcatatgacattgtcatactgttacagaattccgtTCCAGAACGGAATCATTCTGATAATATAAGGGCAGCAAACGAACAttcccacttctgaattttattgccattttcactcagaatagtatggaatggagttATCGATACAAACTTTGTGGTGAATTCCGGCCATTGATTGACAAAACTCGTCTAAGTAGGAAAGAAGTCATTCCTTTTCAGTaacaaaagggttttttttttctcaagaagaCTCCTGTAGGAAAATGGAAACTGAGCAAAATGaaaacaaagtatttttttgtgatCTGGGAATTGTGAAAGAGGAACAAAGTGTTGAAGATGTGAAACCAGAAACAGTCCAGTATATTATCAAGGAAGTCAAGGAGAAGAAACATAAATGCACCATTTGTGGAAAGGGCTTCATAAAGCCCTATGACCTCAAGGAACACATGCTAATCCATGAAGgtgttaaaaatttcaaatgtccCCAGTGTCCAAAGGCTTTTGCAACTAAAAGGAATTTGAATAAACATTTACCTGGTCATTCGGAGGAAATTCTTCCCTGTAATCTCTGTAGTAGGACATATACAAACAAAAATTCTCTTCAGAGACATATTCGAAAACATTCCAAAGATCCCCTAAATAAGACAATGTACCACTGTGACCATTGCGAGAAGTCTTTTACCACTAGCCACGCAAAGGAGAGGCACATCCAAAGAATTCACTTTGggtaatttaatcaattttcttcTACTTTTGTTAATTATTTGGTAGTTAAAACTTCTGAATTCTTCAGGAAAACTATCGATGAACTGACTCAAGGGAAGTATACTTGTGGCGTGTGCGGAAGAGCATCTTGGAATCAATTTGCTTATGAACGCCATATGACGATTCATAGCGATGCTAAGGACTTTGAGTGTCCTCAGTGctctaaaaaatttaaaaataaagtcaGCTTAGATAAGCATATAAATGTCCATAGATCTGATAAACCATTTATCTGCAATATATGCAGCATGGCATTTAAGAGGAAGGATTACTTAAACATCCACCTTTCGAGGCACGCACAGAGTCAAGTAAATTGCCCCTATTGCCCTAAAGTATATTCAGACAAAGAAGTACTTAGACATCATGTTAAGAACATCCACAGAGGCCTCCCATTGACAATCAAAGGTAAAATGTTTTTACCtattcatattgaaaatttcaataaaaattattttgattacagaTGGACCTATTCATTGCAAAGTTTGCGACGAAATATTTGCAGATATTGAGGCTCTCAAGGTGCACGTTAAAATACATCCAAATAAAAGGTGTTATCATTGTGCCCATTGTGGAAAGGAATTTAAGGTGAAAGAAAGTCTTAGGTTCCATATTCAATCAATTCATCTTAAATACAAAATGTAAGTTAAACATTTATGCTGCAGTCATATGAAGCCAAATTGcattgcgaatttttatttctcaagtAGTTCCTAACTGTTCCCAATCACTTTTCAATCAAGTGCACgtgataaatttttacttttaccAAAAGATCTTCTGGACTTATGTCCTACacggggtcccgggattatacacattttcgggaccgaaaaaacacTGTATCGAGAAAATTTACATACCCTCGCTCgggagatttcttttgaataaaccggccgtagaacgaattccGCGCGAAGTAAAAGTTATCACAACAAAAAGATTGAATCCtttaaaagaaatgcattaacGAACAGCAATTTGTAACCAGAGATCtttaatggcaaaaaacaaatgttcagtaaaaagtcaaaagtggtcagcagaaaatcaaatttgatcagcaaataattcgaaataatcagcaaaaattttcaattttgtcagtaaaaagttaaattgggtcagtaaaaacttcgaatcgatcagtagatatattcgagttgatcagtaaaaaaataaaaattaatcagcaaaaaattaaaatttgtcagtaaaaagaaaatatggtaagtaaaaaattaaaaatgagcagtaaaaatattcgagttgatcagcaaaaaattaaaaatgagcagcaaaaaaattaaaaaagcagtaaaaaattaaaattgattttttatttttcactgatcacttttattttttttctgaccaattttaattttctactgatcaaattttattttttactgatcatttttaattttttactgaccatattttatttttcactgatcactttttaattttttgctgaccactttttgtttttactgaccatttttttattttttactgctcatttttaattctttgctgatcactttttaactttttactgatcatctcgaatatttctactgctcgttttaaattttttgctgaccactttttattttttactgctcatttttaattttttgctgctttcttaaatattttactgatcatttttaattttttgctgaccaaattcaatatttgtactgctcattttaaattttttactgaccactttcactttttactgatcaggtttaattttttgctgaccacttttcattttttactgaccgcttttaataaagtactactcttttttaattttttactgatctttttaaactttttgctgcccttttttattttttaccgacgatttttttttactgatcattccgaattttttgctgaccaaatttgactttttactgctcgtttattcaatgccagtatagacataaatttttctaatgtgtAGCGACCATTAAGACGTTAATTAGGTCCCGTAGACAAACATGCACAATTATGTACAtcattccgtcaggtgcataatacCGAAGTGTATAATGCTGGGACTAAGTATAACTATTTCCAGTACTGTCTGGCTTTACGATAAAACGGACATTCtagggcagaggtgtgcaataaccgtttgaaaccaaacaaacgtcaaatgaaacttgtacgtcaatggtcaaaacgctaactGAGAACAAAactattttgacatttattcggtttcaacgatttTTGCACACCCCTGTGTTAGGGAAACCGATTTCAAGAAACTACCATTTTTTTACACgcactatattttttattactgaaCATAAAATTACTTActtttcatattaaaatattttaattttaaaaaacacagattttaatggaaattggcAAGTGTCAAAAGGAAAATAAGCAGATGGCGCTACCAactgttcacaaaatttatttattacgccgttttttttagttaaaattttcaaacaatattttcaacttacaaaaaaatctgaaaaacagTTTGTTTTGACCCTATCTAACCACTTTAGAGCTAATAATGAATAAGATGAATATATCCACAATCAGCATCTCTGATATCTGGCTCTCCAAATCCGGATGACAACTGTCAAACTCTCGAGAAATTCAAAACAATCATCTATTCACTTTACATTACACttgactcttcgttatccggctgactgggggacaaaatgacatttaggtgttttgaatgatcaacggtttttctattttgtgctgtgtgaatttattttctgtctgacaaagaacaagagaattttcttcatggtatgcttatgtttcattttttatcacaattatgtattaaaaacttcgatacaatgataataatattttaattcacactggagaaacttcatgtttatttaaaataattttaaatacatcaaccgccagtgtttggcagctgtcacccggataacgaagtgccggataacgaagagctgagtgtatgATTTTTATCCGGCTTTCCAGGGGTAActtattcccattttttctgagaagggtttctggtttctcgggtttcgcgatgcagaaattgggtttttcgggtttcgcgatgcaatttttgggtttctcgggttcctcgatgcaactcttgggtttctcgggtttcgcgatgcaaaaagtgggagTTTCTTATTATATTGAGGGTTTCTCAAGGGATTGTCCGGCTTTACATCCTTGATCATCCAGATAGCAGAGTATTGAGTCTAATAAGTAAATTTGCAGGCGGTTCCGGTTTAAGTGACGACGGACTAAAAGAATTTGATATTAATtacctactattgggagctaatTTATCAAGTAATTTTGGAAATGCCCCTAAATCTATGCGAATAttttcacgcggtaaatttcaaatgcatttctTATAAATCATACTGATAATAATCGTAATTGAAAATtggctgaaaaattggcgctgagaatattttgcataaatcacggcgtttccgtaacttgttacaaagatatctcctgcgggtatgcaatttttctatgTCATAGGAGTAAATTCCTGGGCTATTTTTGATCCTGAGAATGTCTTTCATAACGGGACTCCCTGTACCTTAAAAAAGGCCATAGCAAATTATCTTAGTGGGAAAATAgaactttatttaatttatctgTTTTATCTCATGTGAAGATATGGCTTCTTTGTTTAGACGGGGCTATGTTCACAATTACAGGGACTTTCggtttgaaagaatttttcgggaCTAAAAAAAGCTCGCGAAgtaactccagtgacacagtaaaatcactgagagaaatccgaaaaagttaaaataacattccggaaatgttaattttaccctgcattattgatccgaaatcggtgtaaatattaccctttttaggtgtattaggggtcaaattaaccctttttcatgttaattttgcccttaaaaagatgtaaaatgaacattaaaaaatgttgatatatttttacacctacaaagtgttaaagttacgaggaaaaaaagttaatcgcaccctctttttttctcagtgattgcaTATcttcaggagatatctttgggatAAGTTATGGAAACGCCGTGACGCATGCAAAACATTTTCTGCGCTAATTTTTCggcctattttcagcgccaacggttcataatggctccggcacaccttttagatcagaaaaatttcatgaagtcgaaatttgaatccctgtctttctcaaaagatttgcataagtgtatctcattctttcggactcttcttcttcttttaaacatcacaacaaattcaatttagcttaattGAATTTGGATTGTGAAAGAATGAAacagtcatatgcaaaatgtttgagaaaggaatatgaatttcgattacatgaaattttaccgatccaaacggtgtgccagagccataagataaggaatatatttcaattttaccgtgtgaaaaaatgcatacatttaggggcatttcaaaaattattttataaatgagttcCCAGTaagcaattcatatcaaattcattCAGTCCGTTTTCTCTCAAGCCGGAACTCTATGTAAATGTCTAGCTGGAAGGGGCTTATTTCTGAAGTGCCACACTTTTCAAATCTTAATCTAAtcaaaattaatgcgattttctctttaattttttaatgtgaaaaatatttatgctttagctaaatttaaacttatttttgcaggccaagtccacttctttatcaataaatagaaaaccccaaatattaagtgactcaaagacacaaataacatatttggacgctcacaagcgacaattaatttgaatcacattaaaattttaatgtgcaagtgtgataacgccg
Proteins encoded in this window:
- the LOC129804108 gene encoding zinc finger protein OZF-like, coding for METEQNENKVFFCDLGIVKEEQSVEDVKPETVQYIIKEVKEKKHKCTICGKGFIKPYDLKEHMLIHEGVKNFKCPQCPKAFATKRNLNKHLPGHSEEILPCNLCSRTYTNKNSLQRHIRKHSKDPLNKTMYHCDHCEKSFTTSHAKERHIQRIHFGKTIDELTQGKYTCGVCGRASWNQFAYERHMTIHSDAKDFECPQCSKKFKNKVSLDKHINVHRSDKPFICNICSMAFKRKDYLNIHLSRHAQSQVNCPYCPKVYSDKEVLRHHVKNIHRGLPLTIKDGPIHCKVCDEIFADIEALKVHVKIHPNKRCYHCAHCGKEFKVKESLRFHIQSIHLKYKIISQQTKVYTCPHCNKKCLRKYHYERHLAVHSNKQPFQCTICAVKFKLKDDLVKHLRKHEQDKNSLFCGICKEKFYGQEFLEEHMRELHANLPRQSTSIEIEPSPATIKTEIMDIDLDLDIEIKTERIENIEVKEEI